Proteins encoded by one window of Burkholderia plantarii:
- a CDS encoding putative quinol monooxygenase, which produces MSEVAVVATIIAKPGMEDKLFEQLGTIIGPTRVEQGALQYDLHRDRDDLRRFVFFERWESDAALVAHGQAAHMRAYKQNAAEWIESAEVRVMHRVA; this is translated from the coding sequence ATGTCAGAAGTCGCCGTCGTCGCCACGATCATCGCCAAGCCGGGCATGGAGGACAAGCTGTTCGAGCAGCTCGGGACGATCATCGGGCCGACCCGGGTCGAGCAGGGGGCGCTGCAATACGACCTGCACCGTGATCGTGACGATCTGCGGCGTTTCGTGTTCTTCGAGCGTTGGGAGAGTGACGCGGCGCTGGTCGCGCACGGGCAGGCGGCCCATATGCGCGCCTACAAGCAGAATGCCGCCGAGTGGATCGAAAGCGCGGAAGTCCGCGTGATGCATCGGGTGGCCTGA
- the nusA gene encoding transcription termination factor NusA has protein sequence MSREVLMLVDALAREKNVDKDVVLGALEAALASASKKLFDEGAEIRVQIDRESGEHETFRRWLVVPDEAGLQEPDREILLFEAREQKPEIDVGDYIEESVPSIEFGRIGAQAAKQVILQKVRDAEREQILNDYLERGEKIMTGSVKRLDKGNFIVESGRVEALLRRDQLIPKENLRVSDRVRAYIAKVDRTARGPQIELSRTAPEFLMKLFEMEVPEIEQGLLEIKAAARDPGVRAKIGVVAYDKRIDPIGTCVGIRGSRVQAVRNELGGENIDIVLWSEDPAQFVIGALAPAAVQSIVVDEEKHSMDVVVDENELAVAIGRSGQNVRLASELTGWQINIMTPDESALKQNEERDRLRGLFMARLDVDEEVADILIDEGFTSLEEIAYVPLNEMLEIEAFDEETVHELRNRARDALLTMAIANEEKVENAALDLKSLDGMTSELLAKLAENGVQTRDDLAELAVDELVDMTGVEEEAAKALIMKAREHWFQ, from the coding sequence ATGAGTCGCGAAGTGTTGATGCTGGTGGATGCGCTGGCGCGCGAGAAGAACGTCGACAAGGATGTCGTGCTGGGTGCGCTCGAAGCGGCACTTGCGTCGGCCTCCAAGAAGCTGTTCGACGAAGGCGCCGAAATCCGCGTCCAGATCGATCGCGAGAGCGGCGAACACGAGACGTTCCGGCGCTGGCTCGTGGTGCCGGACGAAGCAGGGCTCCAGGAACCGGATCGCGAGATCCTGCTGTTTGAAGCGCGCGAGCAGAAGCCGGAAATCGATGTCGGCGACTATATCGAGGAATCGGTGCCGTCGATCGAGTTCGGCCGGATCGGCGCGCAGGCGGCCAAGCAGGTGATTCTGCAGAAGGTTCGCGATGCCGAGCGCGAGCAGATCCTGAACGACTACCTCGAGCGCGGCGAGAAGATCATGACCGGCTCGGTCAAGCGTCTCGACAAGGGCAACTTCATCGTCGAATCGGGCCGCGTCGAGGCGCTGCTGCGCCGCGACCAGCTGATCCCGAAGGAAAACCTGCGCGTCAGCGACCGCGTGCGTGCCTATATCGCGAAGGTCGATCGCACCGCGCGCGGCCCGCAGATCGAGCTGTCGCGCACGGCCCCGGAATTCCTGATGAAGCTGTTCGAGATGGAAGTGCCGGAAATCGAGCAGGGTCTGCTGGAAATCAAGGCGGCAGCACGCGATCCCGGCGTTCGTGCGAAGATCGGCGTGGTCGCCTACGACAAGCGGATCGATCCGATCGGCACCTGCGTCGGCATTCGCGGCTCGCGCGTGCAGGCGGTGCGCAATGAGCTTGGTGGCGAAAACATCGACATCGTGCTATGGTCGGAGGATCCCGCTCAGTTCGTGATCGGCGCGCTCGCGCCGGCTGCCGTGCAGTCGATCGTCGTCGATGAGGAAAAGCATTCGATGGACGTCGTCGTGGACGAGAACGAACTGGCCGTCGCGATCGGCCGGAGCGGTCAGAACGTGCGCCTCGCGAGCGAACTGACCGGCTGGCAGATCAACATCATGACGCCGGACGAATCCGCGCTGAAGCAGAACGAAGAACGCGATCGTTTGCGCGGCCTGTTCATGGCGCGCCTCGATGTCGACGAAGAGGTGGCCGACATCCTGATCGACGAAGGCTTCACGAGCCTCGAGGAAATCGCTTACGTACCGCTGAACGAAATGCTCGAGATCGAGGCGTTCGACGAGGAAACCGTTCACGAGTTGCGCAACCGCGCGCGCGATGCGTTGTTGACGATGGCGATCGCCAACGAAGAAAAGGTGGAGAATGCTGCGCTCGATCTGAAGAGCCTGGACGGCATGACGTCTGAGCTGTTGGCGAAGCTGGCGGAAAACGGCGTGCAGACGCGCGACGATCTCGCCGAGCTGGCCGTCGACGAACTGGTCGACATGACCGGAGTGGAAGAGGAAGCCGCGAAAGCGCTGATCATGAAAGCACGTGAACACTGGTTCCAGTGA
- a CDS encoding LysR family transcriptional regulator: MNITLRQLRVFIEVARLRSFSRAGDEIGLTQSAVSRCVRELEGEIGLKLIDRTTRDVQLTDAGSNLVASVSRLLGDLDDALREIREIGEQRRGRVLVAASPTVACRLMPRVVAAAERQFPFVTLGLRDDVQSDVLRKVKSGEVDFGVVIGPLVATDLVCEPLMTDSFCLIARADHALAALDSVSWSALDGERLVLLDYASGSRPLIDAALALHRVGAAVVQELGHSATVFGLVEAGVGVSVLPWLSLPLPAGSSLVARPLMPRAERTVELIRRRDRSLSPAAEAIWGLVHGMPARAEDLD; the protein is encoded by the coding sequence ATGAATATCACCCTGCGCCAGCTGAGGGTGTTCATCGAGGTCGCGCGCCTGCGCAGCTTCAGCCGGGCCGGTGACGAGATCGGGCTCACGCAGTCCGCGGTCAGCCGCTGCGTGCGCGAACTCGAGGGCGAGATCGGCCTGAAGCTGATCGATCGCACCACGCGCGACGTGCAACTGACCGATGCGGGATCGAATCTGGTCGCGAGCGTCTCGCGGCTGCTCGGCGACCTGGACGACGCGCTGCGCGAGATTCGCGAGATCGGGGAGCAGCGGCGCGGGCGCGTGCTGGTCGCCGCCAGCCCGACCGTCGCCTGCCGGCTGATGCCGCGCGTGGTCGCGGCGGCCGAGCGGCAGTTTCCGTTCGTCACGCTCGGGCTGCGCGACGACGTGCAGAGCGACGTGCTGCGCAAGGTCAAGTCGGGCGAGGTCGATTTCGGCGTCGTGATCGGGCCGCTCGTGGCCACCGACCTGGTCTGCGAGCCGCTCATGACCGACTCGTTCTGCCTGATCGCGCGCGCCGATCATGCGCTCGCCGCGCTCGACAGCGTGTCGTGGAGTGCGCTCGACGGCGAGCGCCTCGTGCTGCTCGACTACGCGTCGGGCAGCCGGCCGCTGATCGACGCGGCCCTGGCGCTGCATCGGGTCGGTGCTGCGGTCGTACAGGAACTCGGCCATTCGGCGACCGTGTTCGGGCTGGTCGAGGCCGGCGTGGGCGTCAGCGTGCTGCCGTGGCTGTCGTTGCCGCTGCCGGCCGGCTCGTCGCTGGTGGCGCGGCCGCTGATGCCGCGCGCGGAACGCACGGTCGAGCTGATCCGGCGCCGCGACCGCTCGCTGTCGCCGGCGGCCGAGGCGATCTGGGGGCTCGTGCATGGCATGCCGGCGCGCGCCGAGGATCTCGACTGA
- the bamC gene encoding outer membrane protein assembly factor BamC produces MSDLRLTKRFAVVLAVGTFVAGCSSPSPTKIDYKSDSKTKEVSLAVPPNMMDETADQRSLPPQGGETSLSSLQQTQQVAPTTDTVVPPTQGMHLQREGTESWLVIDGQTPAEVWPQVRRFWQEQGFLLVIDQRDKGVMETDWNETHPSINQGLIRGVISKAMGNSYVTAERNKYRTRLDTAPNGGTYVFISQKGMREALTGPNNDSSKWETRPNDPALETEYLKRLMVVLGQNDSRKVAGGAAATDAASVPAAPAATPAGGNAAAAAIAAQNAANAGSQGPRRSSEAGDVPPEVTLGEPYDRSWLRVGLALDRANFTVDDRDRSKGLYYVRYVDPKDLSSAEQGFWSQLFHGKKEKTAKQYLVNVKALTQDQTRVAVVDASGNIDGSGPARQIMGLLVDQLR; encoded by the coding sequence ATGTCTGATCTTCGTCTTACCAAGCGGTTCGCGGTTGTGCTGGCAGTCGGTACGTTCGTGGCAGGGTGCAGCTCGCCGTCGCCCACGAAAATCGATTACAAGAGCGATTCCAAAACCAAGGAGGTATCGCTCGCGGTTCCGCCGAACATGATGGACGAGACGGCCGATCAGCGTTCGCTGCCGCCGCAGGGCGGTGAAACGTCGCTGTCGAGTCTGCAACAGACCCAGCAGGTCGCGCCGACCACCGATACGGTCGTGCCGCCGACGCAGGGCATGCATCTGCAGCGCGAAGGCACGGAGAGCTGGCTCGTCATCGACGGCCAGACGCCAGCCGAAGTCTGGCCGCAGGTGCGCCGCTTCTGGCAGGAGCAGGGCTTCCTGCTCGTCATCGATCAGCGCGACAAGGGCGTGATGGAGACCGACTGGAACGAAACGCATCCGTCGATCAACCAGGGCCTGATTCGCGGCGTGATCTCGAAGGCGATGGGCAATTCCTACGTGACGGCCGAGCGCAACAAGTACCGCACGCGTCTCGACACCGCGCCGAACGGCGGCACCTACGTGTTCATCAGCCAGAAGGGGATGCGCGAGGCGCTGACCGGGCCGAACAACGATTCGAGCAAGTGGGAAACGCGGCCGAACGATCCGGCGCTCGAAACCGAATACCTGAAGCGCCTGATGGTCGTGCTCGGTCAGAACGATTCGCGCAAGGTTGCCGGTGGCGCCGCAGCGACCGACGCGGCATCGGTGCCGGCCGCGCCGGCAGCGACGCCGGCCGGTGGCAACGCGGCCGCCGCCGCGATCGCGGCGCAGAACGCCGCCAACGCGGGCTCGCAAGGCCCGCGCCGGTCCAGCGAAGCGGGCGACGTGCCGCCCGAAGTCACGCTCGGCGAGCCGTATGACCGCTCGTGGCTGCGCGTGGGGCTCGCGCTCGATCGCGCGAACTTCACGGTCGACGATCGCGATCGCTCGAAGGGGCTCTACTACGTCCGCTACGTCGATCCGAAGGATCTGAGCTCGGCCGAGCAGGGTTTCTGGAGCCAGCTGTTCCACGGCAAGAAGGAAAAGACCGCGAAGCAGTATCTCGTCAACGTGAAGGCGCTGACGCAGGACCAGACGCGCGTCGCCGTGGTCGACGCGAGCGGCAACATCGACGGGTCCGGTCCGGCTCGCCAGATCATGGGGCTGCTCGTCGACCAGCTGCGCTAA
- the rimP gene encoding ribosome maturation factor RimP, producing the protein MQLTELIETTVTGLGYELVDLERTGRGMLCVYIDQPAGISIDDCEKVTRQLQHVLTVENIDYERLEVSSPGLDRPLKKLADFERFAGSEISVTLKKPLEGRKTYRGILHAPNGETIGLEFEMKKGEAAMLDFTLADIDKARLIPQVDFRSRKQ; encoded by the coding sequence GTGCAACTGACGGAATTGATAGAAACCACGGTCACCGGGCTCGGCTACGAGCTGGTCGATCTCGAGCGCACCGGGCGCGGCATGCTCTGCGTCTACATCGACCAGCCAGCGGGCATCTCGATCGACGACTGCGAAAAAGTCACGCGTCAGCTGCAGCACGTATTGACGGTCGAAAACATCGATTACGAACGGCTCGAAGTGTCGTCCCCGGGCCTCGACCGACCGCTGAAGAAGCTGGCCGACTTCGAACGGTTCGCCGGGAGCGAAATCTCCGTCACCCTGAAAAAGCCGCTGGAAGGCCGCAAGACCTACCGGGGCATCCTGCATGCGCCGAACGGCGAAACGATCGGTTTGGAATTCGAGATGAAGAAGGGCGAGGCGGCCATGCTGGACTTCACGCTGGCCGACATCGACAAAGCCCGTCTGATTCCGCAAGTTGACTTTAGGAGCCGCAAACAATGA
- a CDS encoding YdcF family protein, with translation MILFDSFVLLFAAAAIWRTRRTALLMLGFALLAGLATGWLTAPLVALAESGVTPAEPPIFAGHTAIVVLGAGIERRDGLLVPPDDGLARIARAAELHSVCERTLARCTVIVTGGDPHRHGTTEADLYAPLLLARGVPVRDLVLERRSRTTYENAKYTAPILLAEHYDETILVTSSYQMRRALLDFARFGVTPQPVFANRHRAIRGWWPRWTNVVVASRALHEIAGIVQFYAYRRLGWF, from the coding sequence TTGATTCTGTTCGATTCATTTGTGCTGCTCTTCGCAGCCGCCGCCATCTGGCGTACCCGCCGCACCGCCCTCCTCATGCTCGGCTTCGCGCTGCTGGCGGGGCTCGCCACCGGCTGGCTGACCGCTCCGCTCGTCGCGCTCGCCGAGTCCGGCGTGACGCCCGCCGAGCCGCCGATCTTCGCGGGGCACACCGCGATCGTCGTGCTCGGCGCCGGAATCGAGCGCCGCGACGGCCTGCTCGTGCCGCCCGACGACGGGCTGGCCCGCATCGCCCGCGCGGCCGAACTCCATTCGGTCTGCGAACGAACCCTGGCACGCTGCACCGTGATCGTGACGGGCGGCGATCCGCACCGGCACGGCACGACCGAAGCCGATCTGTATGCCCCGCTGCTGCTCGCGCGCGGCGTGCCCGTGCGCGATCTGGTCCTCGAACGGCGCAGCCGCACCACCTACGAAAATGCGAAGTACACGGCACCCATCCTACTCGCCGAACATTACGATGAGACGATTCTCGTGACGTCTTCGTATCAGATGCGGCGCGCGCTGCTCGATTTCGCGAGATTCGGCGTGACGCCCCAGCCGGTATTCGCGAACCGGCATCGGGCGATCCGCGGCTGGTGGCCGCGCTGGACGAACGTCGTCGTGGCGTCGCGCGCCCTGCACGAAATCGCCGGAATCGTTCAATTCTACGCATATCGCCGGCTGGGCTGGTTCTGA
- the scpB gene encoding SMC-Scp complex subunit ScpB translates to MNTQEAKIVLETALICAQEPLKLSDLRKLFADGVSADTVRTLLEELKEAWSGRGVELVALATGWRFQSKPAMRVHLDRLHPEKPPKYSRAVLETLAIIAYRQPVTRGDIEEIRGVTVNTQVVKQLEDRSWIEVIGHRDVPGRPALYATTKQFLDDLGLKALDDLPALEEPAAHLEASLLAQASMEFADGVSGADPVVPAGERPDDDAALVAPAGDPMQPSDAVPADAAAPANEAEIDQSVSEVDAAQEADGHFPGNADSIDDATEPASPDPVEKETPGRAPDADEAARDHEAGASCATVQSGQHEADVAEAVPAHDDVHGEAAKSLGDTTSGEESPDRDAPAQRRA, encoded by the coding sequence ATGAATACCCAAGAGGCGAAGATCGTCCTCGAGACTGCTTTGATCTGTGCGCAGGAGCCGCTCAAGCTGAGCGATCTGCGCAAGCTCTTTGCCGACGGCGTGTCGGCGGACACAGTCCGAACGTTGCTCGAAGAATTGAAAGAGGCGTGGTCCGGCCGCGGTGTCGAACTCGTCGCGCTGGCCACGGGCTGGCGCTTTCAGAGCAAGCCGGCGATGCGCGTTCATCTGGATCGATTGCATCCGGAAAAACCGCCGAAATATTCGCGCGCGGTACTCGAAACGCTGGCGATCATCGCGTATCGCCAGCCGGTCACGCGTGGTGACATCGAGGAAATTCGCGGCGTGACGGTGAATACCCAGGTCGTCAAGCAACTCGAGGATCGCAGCTGGATCGAGGTGATCGGCCATCGCGACGTGCCGGGGCGCCCGGCGCTCTATGCGACCACGAAACAGTTTCTCGACGATCTCGGGCTGAAGGCGCTCGACGATCTGCCGGCGCTCGAAGAGCCCGCCGCGCATCTCGAGGCGAGCCTGCTGGCGCAGGCATCGATGGAATTCGCTGACGGCGTGTCCGGCGCCGACCCGGTCGTGCCGGCCGGGGAACGCCCGGACGACGACGCGGCCTTGGTCGCGCCAGCCGGCGACCCGATGCAGCCTTCGGACGCGGTGCCGGCGGATGCCGCCGCCCCGGCGAACGAGGCGGAAATCGACCAATCGGTGAGCGAAGTGGACGCGGCTCAAGAGGCCGACGGCCATTTCCCCGGCAACGCCGATTCGATCGACGACGCAACGGAACCCGCGTCGCCCGATCCGGTCGAGAAGGAAACACCAGGCCGCGCGCCCGATGCCGACGAGGCGGCGCGCGATCACGAGGCGGGAGCCAGCTGCGCAACGGTGCAGTCCGGGCAGCACGAGGCCGATGTGGCTGAGGCGGTCCCGGCGCACGACGACGTGCATGGCGAAGCCGCCAAATCCCTGGGCGACACGACGTCCGGCGAGGAATCGCCGGATCGGGATGCGCCCGCGCAGCGCCGCGCTTGA
- the rluB gene encoding 23S rRNA pseudouridine(2605) synthase RluB, which translates to MTDTHDTDSSESAHAVQASRADGAPEQSAQDAGGDERPRRGLRRGPRSLIARRRAAAKSKTAEPSEGAEVAPADVADADAPAAAPAPRAARSKDGAPKAPRKPAAKREGVAPRGGAQARRGAAAGATAAAPSAEGVGGGAGQEDIFSYVTSPAFDADNASAGGGVRAPMLRRGRQPQKRVLAPEDDAPKLHKVLAEAGMGSRREMEELIVAGRVSVNGEPAHIGQRILPTDQVRINGKPVKRKLQNKPPRVLLYHKPTGEIVSHADPEGRASVFDRLPPMKTAKWLAVGRLDFNTEGLLMLTTSGDLANRFMHPRYSVEREYAVRVVGELNEASRQKLLHGVELDDGPANFLRIRDGGGEGTNHWYHVALAEGRNREVRRMFEAVGLMVSRLIRTRHGSIPLPRGLKRGRWEELDETQVRKLMSTVGLKVAAEEKGGKRGAATAERKQPDPMQTSMGFLNREPVLTTHGQLDQPRRGGGRRGAQGGGFGAGLGGGYAGGASGGGYGGNGGNGNASGNRRNGGGDVDGNRLSYGANGNKRGSGGKGPRSGGGGGNGNGNRADGGGNARGGARPQQARNNRSRGR; encoded by the coding sequence TTGACAGATACCCACGACACTGATTCGTCCGAATCCGCGCACGCCGTGCAGGCATCGCGCGCCGACGGCGCCCCCGAGCAGTCCGCGCAGGACGCGGGCGGCGACGAGCGCCCGCGCCGCGGCCTGCGCCGCGGTCCGCGCAGCCTCATCGCACGCCGTCGCGCGGCGGCCAAATCGAAGACGGCCGAGCCGTCGGAGGGTGCGGAAGTCGCGCCGGCCGACGTGGCCGATGCCGATGCGCCGGCCGCGGCGCCGGCACCGCGCGCCGCGCGCAGCAAGGACGGCGCGCCAAAGGCGCCGCGCAAGCCGGCCGCGAAACGCGAAGGCGTCGCCCCCCGTGGTGGCGCGCAGGCCAGGCGCGGCGCGGCCGCGGGCGCAACCGCCGCGGCGCCGTCGGCCGAGGGTGTCGGTGGTGGCGCCGGGCAGGAAGACATCTTCTCCTATGTGACTTCGCCGGCGTTCGACGCGGACAACGCGTCGGCCGGCGGCGGCGTGCGTGCGCCGATGCTGCGTCGTGGCCGCCAACCCCAAAAGCGCGTGCTCGCGCCGGAAGACGATGCGCCGAAGCTGCACAAGGTGCTCGCTGAGGCCGGCATGGGCTCGCGGCGCGAGATGGAGGAGCTGATCGTCGCCGGCCGCGTGTCGGTGAACGGCGAGCCGGCGCATATCGGCCAGCGGATCCTGCCGACCGACCAGGTGCGGATCAACGGCAAGCCGGTCAAGCGCAAGCTGCAGAACAAGCCGCCGCGCGTGCTGCTCTACCACAAGCCGACCGGCGAAATCGTCAGCCACGCCGATCCGGAAGGCCGCGCCTCGGTGTTCGACCGCCTGCCGCCGATGAAGACGGCGAAATGGCTCGCGGTCGGCCGGCTCGACTTCAACACCGAAGGTCTGCTGATGCTGACCACCTCGGGCGATCTCGCGAACCGTTTCATGCATCCGCGCTACAGCGTCGAGCGTGAATACGCGGTGCGCGTGGTCGGCGAACTGAACGAAGCCTCGCGCCAGAAGCTGCTGCACGGCGTGGAGCTCGACGACGGCCCGGCCAACTTCCTGCGTATCCGCGACGGCGGCGGTGAAGGCACTAACCACTGGTATCACGTGGCGCTGGCCGAAGGCCGCAATCGCGAAGTGCGCCGCATGTTCGAAGCGGTCGGCCTGATGGTGAGCCGGCTGATTCGCACGCGCCACGGTTCGATCCCGTTGCCGCGCGGCCTGAAGCGCGGCCGCTGGGAAGAGCTCGACGAGACGCAGGTGCGCAAGCTGATGTCCACTGTCGGCCTCAAGGTCGCGGCCGAAGAGAAGGGCGGCAAGCGCGGGGCCGCCACGGCCGAGCGCAAGCAGCCGGACCCGATGCAGACCTCGATGGGTTTCCTCAATCGCGAGCCGGTGCTGACCACGCACGGCCAGCTCGACCAGCCGCGTCGCGGCGGCGGCCGGCGCGGCGCGCAGGGCGGCGGTTTCGGTGCCGGACTTGGCGGCGGTTATGCCGGCGGCGCGTCGGGCGGCGGCTATGGTGGCAATGGCGGCAACGGCAACGCGAGCGGCAACCGCCGCAACGGTGGCGGCGACGTCGACGGCAATCGTCTGTCCTATGGCGCCAACGGCAACAAGCGCGGCAGCGGCGGCAAGGGTCCGCGCAGCGGCGGCGGTGGCGGCAACGGGAACGGCAACCGGGCCGACGGCGGCGGCAACGCACGTGGTGGCGCGCGCCCGCAGCAGGCCCGCAACAATCGCTCGCGCGGTCGCTGA
- a CDS encoding pyridoxal phosphate-dependent aminotransferase: protein MERGSGSWGPRASVESLRPSLIREVANAGFGVDGVLPFWFGESDRVTPAFIREAAGTALADGDTFYTHNLGAAALRETLAAYVTARHGATQATQIAVTSAGVSALMLAAQLLVGAGDRVVAVTPLWPNLVEIPKILGAQVECVALDYGEAGWRLDLERLLAALTPDTRMLFVNSPNNPTGWTLSRAEQAAVLAHCRRHGIWIVADEVYERLAFGADGASSFLDLASRDERVIVVNSFSKAWAMTGWRLGWLVAPERVMDGLSKLVEYNTSCAPGFVQAAGIAAVRDGEPFVAEFVGALRTARDHLVAALNTLPDVSVEAPDGAMYLFLRLPGAHDSLAFCKRLVREAGIGLAPGRAFGDEGEGFVRWCYACDTARLDIGVERLQAFLHRSGV from the coding sequence ATGGAGCGGGGATCCGGTTCGTGGGGCCCGCGTGCGAGCGTCGAATCGCTTCGGCCGTCGCTGATCCGCGAGGTCGCGAACGCCGGCTTCGGCGTGGACGGCGTGCTGCCGTTCTGGTTCGGGGAATCGGATCGCGTCACGCCGGCGTTCATCCGCGAGGCGGCCGGCACGGCGCTCGCGGACGGCGACACGTTCTATACGCACAATCTCGGGGCGGCCGCGCTGCGCGAGACGCTGGCCGCCTACGTCACGGCGCGCCACGGCGCGACCCAGGCTACCCAGATCGCGGTCACGAGCGCCGGCGTCAGCGCGCTGATGCTGGCGGCGCAGCTGCTGGTCGGCGCCGGCGACCGGGTGGTCGCGGTCACGCCGCTGTGGCCCAACCTCGTCGAGATCCCGAAGATCCTCGGTGCCCAAGTGGAGTGCGTGGCGCTCGACTACGGCGAGGCGGGCTGGCGGCTCGATCTCGAGCGCCTGCTGGCGGCGCTCACGCCCGACACGCGGATGCTGTTCGTCAATTCGCCGAACAACCCGACCGGCTGGACCCTGTCGCGGGCCGAGCAGGCGGCGGTACTCGCGCATTGCCGGCGGCACGGCATCTGGATCGTCGCAGACGAAGTCTACGAACGGCTCGCGTTCGGCGCCGACGGGGCGTCGTCGTTCCTCGACCTGGCGTCGCGCGACGAGCGCGTGATCGTCGTCAATTCGTTTTCGAAGGCCTGGGCGATGACGGGCTGGCGGCTCGGCTGGCTGGTTGCCCCGGAGCGGGTCATGGACGGGCTCTCGAAGCTCGTCGAATACAACACCTCGTGCGCGCCGGGCTTCGTGCAGGCGGCCGGCATCGCCGCGGTGCGCGACGGCGAGCCGTTCGTGGCCGAGTTCGTCGGCGCGCTGCGCACGGCCCGCGATCACCTGGTGGCAGCGCTCAACACGCTGCCGGACGTGTCCGTCGAGGCGCCGGACGGGGCGATGTACCTGTTCCTGCGGCTGCCGGGCGCGCACGACAGCCTTGCGTTCTGCAAGCGGCTGGTGCGCGAGGCGGGCATCGGCCTGGCGCCGGGGCGCGCTTTCGGCGACGAGGGCGAGGGTTTCGTCCGCTGGTGTTACGCCTGCGACACCGCGCGGCTCGACATCGGTGTGGAACGTTTGCAGGCATTCCTGCACCGAAGCGGCGTCTGA